Genomic segment of Malus domestica chromosome 15, GDT2T_hap1:
CCtaagcacatacacaaacatCCACAGACGGAAAACAAACAGATAGTAGGTTATATCTGAATAGGTACACAAGAGGATGAGTAGACTTCTTCGATCGATCAACCGAAAAGTTTTGAAGGCAGAAACTGAAAATCCCATAAGGATAAGCACAAACATTCATACCTGCTCCTTATCGGAAACTGTTTGTTGCAATGCGTCAAGAGCAATCTCCTTTGGTTGCAACTGGTTCCGCAATTCCTCAAGGTTGTCTCGTAGTCTGATTGTCAGCAGCATAATTACAGTCAAGATAATAAACGGTAAAAAAAGAAACAGTTATGATTTTCTCAAAAATACACATATTGGTCACAGTAGGAAGTTAACTGGAGATTTACTTGTTGTTTGCGCTTCTTAGCTGTTGCCTCTCTGCATCAATTGCTTTCAATGCGTCATTCGCTTGTTGCCTGGTCCTGTCCAGCTCTTGCTGCAACGCCGTCTGCTGAGACAAGGCACGCTCAGCCGCTTCATTTACTACACGAAATCGTTCCTCGAGGTCATCTTTTtcctgagaaaaaaaaaatagcttaaTTCAAACGACAGTTACACAACAAGAAAAGTTCGATCAAAATAATCGAGATAATTTACCTTTTGAACATCTTGAATGCGCTGCTTAGCACGTTTGTGAAGCCTGGTGAATTTCGAGTCGAGATCGGAGTACTTCTCTTCCCGCTCTTTTATTTCTTGATCGAACTTCTGTTGAGCTGCACAAAAATAAGAGCAAACAATTCTACGTATTCAGACTCCGAAGATTATGAATTTCGCAATTAGCAAAAGCTTCCAACATAATCAAAGAAATGTAGAAATGTAGAGACACAATCTGACCTTCAGTGAGCTTTACAGAGAGCTCTTGAGCTCTGGAATCTGCTTCCGAGTGCGATTCCTGAAGATGCTTCAGAGCCACTTCCGCCGCAGCTCGCGTTTGCTTCTCTTCCAGAAGCTCCACATTCAACGATTCAATCGTTTGACGCAGCTGCTTCACCTCCTCCGATTCGCCGCCTTCCTTCTCGCTCGGCTCCGGCGATTGAGAATCCCGAAATCCTTCGAACTGAGACTTCAGGATTTCGTTCTGCAATTTGAGCTCCATGACCGTCTGGACGAGCTGATCGTGAGTGTCGGCCGAGTCCGGGCCGCCATTCTCCTGCACGAGACCTCCATTGCTGTCGCTTCCGCGCTTCATCGGTTTCGAATCCGAATTCGAATTCTCTTCCATTTGGCCGTCGACCTCCGTCGTCGACATTGTTAAACGCTCCGTTTCAATCTGTGAGAGACAAGCGTTTCAGATCCCAACCGAAACAAACAGCGAAGCAATTCAGCGAAATCGGCGGTGCTTATATCCGAAGCGGTTACTATACGGACCGTTTTGGTGGTCGGAGAATTGGAGATCTCTCGGCGCAGGGCGGAGAGCGGAACTGGAGATCGCCGGTGTTGCTCGGCTGGGGGTGTCTGACGCTAGCCAAGCGAAGCACTCAGAGTCGCAAACAGACACAGCGCGGGACTGATAATGGTGCCGTTTTTGGACCGATTTGCGTTTTTGGACGGATTTGCATCCGCCATAGCCTAAACACTCAGTCAGTGGACCGGGATGACGTGGCCGATGTCATCctctttcagttattttaaaattgGTGCCAattgcataaaacactttaagcGTTTTTTTCAGAAGttacttacatttttactaaaaattaattctaaaaacattttcaataaaatcacttttaatcattttaaaaatgtaTCTAAACGAGCTCGTAATAATTTAAGTTGGTAAGGATGAAAAGATAGCCCAAATCATTTTTGGACCCAAAATTTGGGTGGAAATCGTAACTGAATTTTAATTGGATGTTTTCacttttcatatcaatcaaAAGCCCAAAGCTCCCAAATTTACAGGCCCAAagacccaatttttttttttgtttgtttatgttctAAACGTAGCCAGTTTCACATGTGGTGatgcaaaataaaaatataagttcTCTCCATGTGAgagattttctctcattttgaaAGCTTTTCTCACCGATGCGTGACTGTCCTCCGCTTCGTTCTTCTCGCAGTCGCCGACTAAGGTCAGCGACAgtccttttctttctctttttccaTAGTCGGTGGCAGTCCtttctcttttttccttttctttccttctccttcatctTCCGTTTTCCCCTGCCTAGTGGCCTGTTTGCCACTTAACCCCTCGTGCATCTATTTCTCTCCACCTTTTCCCCCTATTTCCCCCCTCACATTCCCCAATCCGGATCGGCTCCATCCTTCTTCTACTCCACAATCCGGATCAGCTCCCACTTTTTTTCAACGCTATTTATCGTGCTTCTTCCGAGGTGAGTAAAGCTTTGGCTCATGTGTTTACACCACCTCCTTCCTTCGGTTTGCCTTTGTTGGCATTGTTGCTAGTGGGTTTTTTCCCACTTGCTTCAATGAATAGAGCTTGAAACTCTTCAATGAATAGGACTTGAAAACTTAATCAGTCAGGGAATTGCAAGAGCAGTGGCCAAGTTCTTATATAGTATTCTTAAACCATTCCCTATCAGAATCGGTTTAGAATTTAAACTCAACACAACCAACGTGTAAACATTAGTCCTAAATAAGTTCCAACACTAAGTTTCAATTCCACAAGAATTACTCGTAACTTTTAACATACTTATTCCACAAGTAATTCGAATAAGTCACAACTTCAGATTTAAGACTTTTCCATATCAATCTCAAACACTACAGTCAGTTCTCTTACATAATTCATATTCATAATCCTACATTCTCCTACTTGAGTATGAACATGATAACCAACTTTCAAGATTTACAGAAGTGATCACCAAGAGTAAATCTTACAACAACTTATCATCACATACTCATATTCGAATACATTTCAAAGTATGGAATTCAAGGATCTAATATGCATAACACATAATTGATCCAACAATTACTACATATCTAATATGTACCTCATGTTTATGTGAACCAACACAATAGCAATGTCAAGAAAACTTCAGTCCCGCTTATGTTTGCCAAGTCTCAACGCAATAATGTCAAGATCCCAGTTAACATCCACACCAGAACATAATGTCAATAGAAAATATGCATCAGTAAAATCATAAGAATTGATTTTCTAGCAAACAAAACTATCATTAATAACAACTTGTCTTCTGGAACAATTAATCACGAGATTGGAAAAAACTGAACTCTAAcagaaaaccaaaataaaacaacCAActaaaccaaataaacttaaaataaaCCACCTAACTCAAAAGTCTGCAGCTTTAACcattaataaaaaatgatgAAGCATCAACATTAGCTTTTAAGTTCCAGAATGTCTTACTCCCACTTGTCTAAAGATTCTAACACTCTCATTTGTGTCACATGCTCTTTAAACACATTACTAGGCAATGCTTTTGTGAAAGGATATGCAATCATTGAACTTGTTGACAGATACTGAATTTCTATCACCCATTTCTTCACTATTTCTCTAACTTTGAGAAACTTTACATCCATCAATCTAGAAGCAAAAGTTCTTTTGTTATTTTTCGAGAAGAACATAACAGCATTGTCATCACAATACATTTTCACAGGATCTTTAACAGAATCAACAATCTTCATGTCAACAATCAAATTTATGAGCCAAACAACTTGTTTCATCCTTTCAAAACATGTCACAAACTCAGCTTCCATTGTCGAGGTTGATACAATAGTTTGCTTGGCACTTTTTCATGAAACATCTCTTCcatttaatttgaaaatataCCCACCagttgattttctctcatccaCATCTCCAGCAAGGTTTGAATCAGTGAATCCAACCAACTCCAATGAATCTTCTCTTCCATAAACTAACATAAAATATTTAGTTATTTGCAGATATCTCAACACATTCTTTGCTGCCACCCAGTGAGCTTCTCCAtgatttgattgaaaccttccCAAAAGTCCGACAATGAATGCTAAATCAGGTATATTACAAATATTAGCATACATAAGACTTCCAACTAATGAAACatagagcttcatcttctttagtTTAGTGTCATGCTCATTGGACTTCATCTTCATTAGTTTAGTCTCATGCTCATTCTTTGGACATTGGCTTCTCAAGAATTTATCACCCTTGTTCATTGGAACATTAGCTTTGTTGCAACTTTCCATATTGAATATATTGAGTACTCTCTCAATGTAACCTTAGATAAGCCAATGACCATTTTCTCTGTCTATCCCTGACAATCTCAATTCCCAACACATAATAAGCTTATCCCAAATCCTTCATCTTAAAATTTGTACTTAAAATATGTTTGCTTTCATTCAATAGTTGCTTATCTGAGCTTGCAAGTAagatgtcatcaacataaagaacAAAGAATATAAACTTCAAACCTCTGGTCTTGAGATAAATACAATCATCAATTTTGTTCTTCATAAAGCCATGTGAAGTCACaacttgatcaaattttaaaaaccatTGTCTAGAAGCCTGTTTAAGTCTATATATTGACTTGTTTAATTTGCAGACCATATGCTCCTCCCCCATTTTAATAAATCCAGGAGGTTAAGCCATAAAGATTTCCCCATCAAGTTCTCCATtcaagaaaacagttttgacatccatttggtGCAACTCAAGATCAAAGTGCGTTGTTAATGCCATGATGACTCTAATTGAGTTTTTAGAAGACACTGGTGAGAAAATGTCATTATAATCGTCTAATTCCCTCTACGTAAAACCCTTTGCAACTAGTCTTGCTTTATATCTTTCAATTCTTCCTTCAGCATCCCTTTTGGTCTTAAACAACCACTTGCAACCAATTGTCTTGATTTCAGGAGGTGATGGTGTTAGATTCCAAACACAATTTTTGGACATGGAATCAAGCTTTTCCTTTATTGCCATCTACCATAAAATCATTTGAGGGCTCTTTATAGCTTGTTGATATGTGATATGATCATCAATGTCACCAAAATCGAACTGTCTATTGCAATTGTACATATAGTCTTCTGAGATAACTAGCTTTCTTACTTTGTTTGACTTTATCTAAAGTGGCTGATCAAGTAATGTAACAGAAGTACTTGTATCAGTTGATTGTTCTTTGATAATTGGACTTTGATAAGCTTGAGTGTCATTCAATTATCACATTTGTTGAAAACTTAGGTTCAACCATAACTTCATCAATCTCAATGTTTGGTGTATTCGATTTTGGGAGCATAGGTATGTGATTGTAGTATAAATATGAAGAATTTTTATCCAGATGCACTTcttcaaactcaaaattttcttgGACTATATTTGAAACGTCTTCATCTTCCAGAAAAACagcattatgagtttcttgtatTCTGGTGTGTGCTTGAGTGTAGTAGAACTTGAAGCTTTTTGATTTCTCATAATAACCAATGAAGAAATATGTTGTCCTAGAGTCTAATTTCTTCTCACTTGGATTATAAAAATCTTGCTTATGCATTGCAACCCTAAACATGAAAATAATTGAAGCTTGGTTGTCTTCCATTCCATAATTCAAAAGGTGTCTTAGGCACTGATTTAGATGACACTTTATTCAAAATataatttgttttcttcaaTGCCTCACCCCACAAAAAAACCTGGGAGTTTAGACATAGATATCATGCTTCTCACCATTCCCATTAGGGTCATATTTCTCCTTTATGCAACTCCATTCTATTGGGGTTTGTCAGGAGTAGTATATTATGCTACAATACCTTGGCTTTCAAGAAAGGAAGCAAACGGTCCATTTTATTGTTCAACTTCTACGTACCTGCCAAACTACTCTCATCCTCTATCTGATCTAACAATTTTAATCACATGGTCCAATT
This window contains:
- the LOC139191746 gene encoding secreted RxLR effector protein 161-like, with the translated sequence MESCNKANVPMNKGDKFLRSQCPKNEHETKLMKMKSNEHDTKLKKMKLYVSLVGSLMYANICNIPDLAFIVGLLGRFQSNHGEAHWVAAKNVLRYLQITKYFMLVYGREDSLELVGFTDSNLAGDVDERKSTGGYIFKLNGRDVS